In Primulina eburnea isolate SZY01 chromosome 3, ASM2296580v1, whole genome shotgun sequence, one DNA window encodes the following:
- the LOC140827100 gene encoding uncharacterized protein → MAIATIVATTLEGLGNPNANQPPPPPPPNGVKFHYESLQCPTVANRPAGPNRVTGPNAGVGPSKSKEDKPNARVFAMTQEEADDATEVVSGTIFIQQVPAYVLFDCGATHTFMSKRFSKKLGRKPHKLTEPFRIDTPTSRAIETDEIYRDCKISISDQTFSADLIQLIMVDFDIILGMDWLAKNNAIVDCKEKKVRLITPNQEEVVYQGKSKERKSLLSASQAWRAMKSGEDTYMAMISEVKGEVELKLEDIPIVR, encoded by the exons ATGGCCATAGCCACCATAGTGGCGACAACATTGGAAGGGTTGGGAAACCCAAATGCCAATcaaccacctccaccaccaccaccgaaTGGAGTCAAATTTCATTACGAGTCCCTTC AGTGTCCTACCGTCGCCAACCGACCAGCAGGGCCGAACAGAGTAACTGGGCCAAATGCGGGAGTAGGCCCTAGTAAATCCAAGGAGGACAAACCCAATGCCAGGGTCTTTGCCATGACTCAGGAAGAGGCCGACGACGCAACTGAAGTCGTGTCAGGTACCATATTTATTCAGCAAGTGcctgcttatgtgttatttgactGTGGTGCTacacatacttttatgtctaAGAGATTTTCTAAGAAGCTAGGACGTAAGCCCCATAAGCTAACTGAACCTTTCCGAATAGACACACCTACTAGTAGAGCCATTGAAACTGACGAGATTTACAGAGATTGTAAAATCAGTATTAGCGACCAGACTTTTAGCGCCGACTTGATACAGTTGATCATGGTCGATTTCGACATCATCTTagggatggattggttagccaagaaCAATGCCATAGTAGATTGTAAGGAGAAGAAAGTCAGACTCATAACTCCGAATCAAGAGGAGGTCGTGTACCAAGGTAAATCCAAGGAACGGAAGTCGCTGCTCTCCGCATCTCAAGCTTGGAGAGCCATGAAATCGGGAGAAGACACCTACATGGCAATGATCAGTGAAGTAAAAGGAGAAGTCGAGCTGAAACTTGAGGACATCCCGATAGTGAGATAA